In the Granulosicoccus antarcticus IMCC3135 genome, CTAATCGTTTTTGACTATATATCTGGATGATAAATGTCGATAGTCTGGCATTCTGAATTCGAGGAGACCTGATATGACCGACATAACGCATTACATCAATGGTTCCACAGTCACTGGCACGTCCAGCCGCACTCAACCGGTTTACGACCCGGCGACAGGTGATTCTGACAAGAACGTGCTGCTGGCATCGGCCAGCGATGTAGATACCGCTGTTGCAGCTGCCAAGGCCGCCTGGCCAAAGTGGTCCAAGACACCGGCACTGCGACGCGCCCGGGTACTGGATCGATTCAAGTCAATCCTCTGGGAGCGAGCTGATGAGCTGGCTGGCATTCTGGCCTCCGAGCACGGCAAGACACATGATGACGCCCTGGGTGAGGTGACTCGTGGCCTGGAAGTGGTGGAATTCGCCATCAGTGCTCCTAGTTTCCTGAAAGGAGAATTCTCCGAAAACGTCGGTACGGGTGTCGACAGTCACAATATCCGCCAGTCACTGGGTGTGTGCGCCGGTATCACACCATTCAACTTTCCTGTCATGGTCCCCATGTGGATGTTTCCGGTCTCACTGGCGTGTGGTAACACGTTCGTACTAAAGCCATCAGAGCGTGTGCCGTCCGCTTCTCTGAAGCTGGCCGAGTGGTTGACCGAAGCCGGTCTGCCGGAAGGTGTTTTCAATGTCGTACAAGGTGACAAGGAGGCTGTCGATGCGCTACTGAATCATCCGGATGTCAAGGCCATCAGTTTTGTTGGTTCGACGCCCATTGCAAAGTATATCTACGAGACCGGCACCAGCAATGGCAAGCGGGTACAAGCACTGGGTGGTGCCAAGAATCACGCGATCATCATGCCTGACGCCGATCTGGACATGACGGCCAATGCCCTGATGGGTGCAGCGTATGGTTCAGCCGGCGAACGATGCATGGCCATCTCGGTAGCCGTGCCCGTCAGCGATGTCGTTGCCGATGCACTGATCGAAAAGCTGGTGCCTATGATCAATGCCTTGAAAATCGGTCCAACATCTGAAAGTGATTCGGATATGGGACCGCTGGTTACCGCCCAGCACCGTGAAAAAGTCAGTGGATACATTGATGCCGGCGAAGCGGCAGGTGCGAAAGTGGTTGTCGATGGCCGTAACTATCGGCAGGACAAGCAAGGGTTCGAAAATGGATACTACATTGGTGGCACCTTGCTGGACAATGTCACACCTGATATGTCCGTGTGGAAAGATGAGATATTTGGCCCGGTACTCTCAGTGGTACGACGCAACTCCTACCAGGAAGCGCTTGACCTGGTGCACAGCCATGACTTCGCCAACGGTACCGCCATCTTCACCCGTGATGGTGATACGGCACGGGCATTCAGCCAGGATGTAGAAGTAGGCATGATCGGTATCAACGTGCCGATTCCGGTACCGATGGCCTTCCATAGTTTCGGCGGCTGGAAAGCATCGATCTTCGGTGACCACCATATGCATGGGATGGAAGGTGTACGTTTCTATACACGTATCAAGACAACCACGACTCGCTGGCCGGATGGTCAACGCAGTGATGCTGAGTTCGTCATGCCGACACTGGGTTAGGGGGTAATCCGAATGTTTATTGATGAGCGCATCTACACGCTGAAAAATGGCAATGTGAAACCTTTCCTGGCGCTATATGAAGCCGAGGGCAAGGATGTACAGATCCGTATCCTTGGCAACATGATCGGCTATTTCTACACCGATATCGGTCCCTTGAACCAGGTTGTACATATGTGGGGGTACGACTCCATGGATGATCGCTACCGCAGACGTGCTGAATTGCAGGATAGTCCCGAATGGCAGGCCTATGCCAAGCAGATGCGTCCGCTGGTGAGGCATATCGAAAACAAGATTCTGATTCCGGCAGATTTCAGTCCGATAGGTGGCACACACACATAACGACCTCTTGTGAGCAGTTCGCTCACGAGTTCACCCTACACGAGTACTTTGCTACGACGCCCGTGTGGGGTGAGCCACTTCCTTATTTCTTCAATAGTGATTCATCATGACGACGTACGATACAGCGCAGTCTTGGCTGAGCTCGCAAATTGCTGGCATATCCAAATCACTTGAAGGTGTTCCCAAGGGCTTCTTCGTATCGGCCGTTATTGCGGTGTGCGCGCAGTTTTTGTCCGATCACTACGGCGCGCCCGCCATGCTCATGGCGCTGCTGTTGGGTATTGCCTTTCATTTTCTGGCCGAAGAAGGGCCGTGCAAGGTGGGTATCGAGTTCACGGCCAAAACAGTGCTGCGCATCGGAGTGGCTCTGCTTGGTGTGCGTATCAGCGTGGAGCTGCTTATTGGACTAGGGCCAGCATTTATTACTCTGATAGTGGCAGGCGTCATCCTGACAATCCTGTTTGGGCTGCTTGGTGCGAAACTTCTGGGCCGAGGCTGGCGACTCGCATTGTTGACCGGTGGCTCAGTGGCAATTTGTGGTACATCGGCCGCCATGGCCATCGCTGCGGTGTTGCCACGCAATGAACACTCAGAGCGTAATCTGTTATTTACTGTATTGAGCGTGACTGTGCTCAGCACTCTGGCCATGATCGTCTACCCCATCATATCGACTGCGCTGGATTTTGATGACATGGCTGCCGGCATATTCATTGGAGGCACTATTCATGATGTTGCACAAGTGGTCGGTGCCGGTTTCTCAGTGTCTAATGAGGCTGGAGAGACGGCGACACTAGTCAAGCTTATTCGCGTCAGTATGCTGGCCCCCGTGGTTCTGGTGTTTGCCATCGTCATGAGAAGTCGTGCAGATGCCTCCGAGGTGTCTGGTAAACGGCCACCGTTGGTGCCGACATTCGTTATCGGGTTCCTGGTGTTGGCGACGCTGAATTCTCTACATCTGGTCCCTGTCCCTGTGGCTGTTTTTTTCAGTGAAGTATCGCGTTGGGCACTGTTGATCGCGATTGCAGCCGTTGGCATGAAGACCTCGCTGAGCACCATATCGACAGTCGGTGGTCAAGCCATCGTGCTGATCGTTGGTGAAACGTTGTTTATTGCCGCTTTCATTTTGATCGGCATCCACTATTTGCGCTGATGATCGTCCCTGTGAATGAACTGAGGTTACTCTCGGTCAAGGCCTTTCGCTGGGTACCTTGATATGGCAAGAGGCTCGTGAAAAAAAGCCATATTTGATGCTGATCGATGGGGGCGAATAATCCGGTTTCGGTAGTAAGGGATCAAAGCACGGCATTTATAAATATTTTGATATAAAATACCGATTTACTTTCCTGAGCACTTCAGATGTCAAAGAATATAGGAAGACTGAAATGAGAGGTGCTGACCTCCTGGTAAAATCTTTGGCAGCGGCAGGCGTTACCAGAATATTCTCATTATCTGGCAACCAAATCATGCCGATTTATGACGCATGTTTTGATGCGAATATCGAGATCATTCATACACGTCACGAAGCTGCGGCAGTCTTTATGGCCGAAGCTTATGCGCAACTTACTGGCAAGGTCGCTGTCGCAATGGTGACAGCCGGCGCAGGCGCAGCTAATACCTTGGGTCCGTTGTTCACCTGTTCCGAATCGCAAACGCCGGTTTTGCTTTTGACCGGCGATTCCCCGGTTAGCCAAGACGGGCGTGGTGCGTTTCAAGAGCTGGATCAGGTGCCCATGACATCACCGGTAACAAAGCTGTCGTTCCGGCCAACGCGGGCCCGGGATTTTGGAGTTGATGTTGCGCGCGCCATAAGAACGGCGCAGTCTGGTCGTCCCGGTCCAGTCCATATGGCCTTGCCCTTTGATTTGGTTGATGCTGATATTTCTGATGGGGTTGTCCCGCATTCAAGTGCATTCGCGCGTGAATGCATGCGGATTAGTGAAGGGGACCTGCGGCAGATTAGTCAAACGCTGGCAGCCGCTAAACGCCCCTTGGTGATTTGCGGGCCAGCGATGAATGAGACACGTAATGCAGGACGGTTAGAGGCACTAAGCAACGCTTTGGATGCCCCCGTCGTCGCGATGGAAAGCCCAAGAGGTTTGAGGGACCCCGCTCTGGGAGACTTTATGCAGGCCTTGGCACAGGCGGATGTAATCGTAAACCTCGGGAAACGCGTCGATTTCACATTGAATTTCGGTAGTTTCAATCCTTTATGCTCTTGGATTGTTGTTGAGCCTGATGCGGATGAACGCAGCCGCGCTCATCTCAATCTGAACAAACAGTTGGCCGCTTGTTTTGCCGCTGATCCGCGCGATATCATTGACGATCTAGTCTCTGCGGCATCGGCGACGGCCACACGTTCTGAATGGCGCGGGCAGGTTGCGGCATTTATCGAGGCGCGCGGCTACTCTGAAGACGACTCGGTCGACAGTGGGAAGATTACACCAGCCCAGCTTTGCGCAGCGGTTCAACGTCAAATCAGCAAAGCATCCAAATCCGTCATGATCTGTGACGGTGGTGAATTTGGTCAATGGGCACAGGCAGCAACCCAAGCTGATCGTCGTGTCATAAACGGTATTTCCGGCGCTATTGGTGGTGGTTTGTGTTACGGCCTTGGTGCAAAAAAAGCCGACCCTGATGCAACTGTGTTTGCTCTTATGGGGGATGGCACTGTGGGATTTCATTTCGCTGAATTTGAAACGGCAGCGCGTAACGATGCACCCTATGTTGTTGTTATCGGTAATGACGAACGCTGGAATGCCGAACACCAGATTCAAATGCGTGACTATGGTCCGGACCGGTTAATTGGCTGCGGCTTAAGTGATGCGCGATATGATAAGGCGGTCAAGGGCCTTGGCGGGCACGGTGAATATGTCACCGATCTTGCTGATCTTGATGCCGCACTTGATCGTGCCGTAAAAAGCGGTAAAGTTGCTTGCGTCAATGTGATCATGGAAGGTGTTCCGGCACCCAGCGGGTCTGCACATTAAGCGATAAAGGGGGCGTTCAATGATTGTTGAGTCTTCTCGGTATTACGTGGATCTACAGACAGCGCTGGCTGGTTTAAGCTCTTCAGGTGTTGCTTTTAGGGCGATAGAAAATACAAGTGCCAAGGCAGTTGACGATGCCAATTCTAACGCTCTAGCGCCTTTCCGACAATCTGACGGTAGCTATCGTATAGGAGCAAACTTTCGATGCTTGTATACGAGAGCTTGAAGCGGTCAGAAGAAAAGTAGATATAAAATTGCGTTGCAGCTGAAAATATACATTTCTCTGCCGGCGCTGCCCGCTCTGGTCATTAATAAACGTTGGTGCTATCTTTAACAATTGTTCCAGCTGAAACACAGCTTGGGGCAGGTTACGGCCGATTAATTTCCGGGAAAAGGCATCCCGGTCATTCCATCAATAACGAGTGGAGATATCAGGCATGTCCGAAGCGAATGGAAGTTGTTGCGCTGGCCCCGGCTACGCATCGCCGCAAGAGGCGATCAAGGCACCGCGGGAGAAAGTGGTGTACACAATCTGCATCTATACCGGCACAGGGGTCGAGAAGCCCGATTATCTGGCCACGATTGATGTCGATGAAGCGAGCTCGACCTACGGCCAAGTGGTTCATCGAACCGAAATGCCGATCATCGGTGATGAACTGCATCATATGGGCTGGAACGCATGCTCCTCATGCAACGAGGACGGCAGCATGGAGCGCAAGTACCTGATCATTCCCGGGGTACGCACCACTAATTTCTATATAGTCGATACCGCGACAGATCCCCGCAAGCCCACCCTGTTCAAGACCATTGACGGCGATGAAATCAAGGCAAAGACCAACCTGTCGGCCCCCCACACCGTACATTGTCTGGGCTCCGACATCATCGTGTCGATGCTGGGTGACGCCGATGGCAATGGGCCGGGTGGCTTTCTGCATCTGACCAAGGATTTCGAGATAGTCGGTCGCTGGGAAAAAGACCTTGGAGAGATGAAATACAACTACGACTTCTGGTATCAGCCACGGCACAATATGATGATCTCAACGGAATGGGCGTCACCAAACACGTTCATGCCAGGCTTCGATCTGGAGGATGTGGCACGCGGCAAATACGGCCAGCACGTTCACTTCTGGGACTTTAAAAACCGCACGGTCGAGAACAGTATCGACCTGGGGGAAGAGGGAATGATCCCGCTCGAGGCACGCTTTCACCATAACCCGGATAGCACTCACGGGTTTGTCGGCGCTGCACTGGCGTCCAATATATTCCATTTCCACAGGGACAACGGCAAGATCGAAATCAACAAGGTCATCGATGTACCGACTGTGGATGTCGAAGGTTTTCCGGTGCCGATGCCAAGCCTGATCACCGATATTCTGGTGTCCATGGACGATAAGTTCCTCT is a window encoding:
- a CDS encoding CoA-acylating methylmalonate-semialdehyde dehydrogenase, which codes for MTDITHYINGSTVTGTSSRTQPVYDPATGDSDKNVLLASASDVDTAVAAAKAAWPKWSKTPALRRARVLDRFKSILWERADELAGILASEHGKTHDDALGEVTRGLEVVEFAISAPSFLKGEFSENVGTGVDSHNIRQSLGVCAGITPFNFPVMVPMWMFPVSLACGNTFVLKPSERVPSASLKLAEWLTEAGLPEGVFNVVQGDKEAVDALLNHPDVKAISFVGSTPIAKYIYETGTSNGKRVQALGGAKNHAIIMPDADLDMTANALMGAAYGSAGERCMAISVAVPVSDVVADALIEKLVPMINALKIGPTSESDSDMGPLVTAQHREKVSGYIDAGEAAGAKVVVDGRNYRQDKQGFENGYYIGGTLLDNVTPDMSVWKDEIFGPVLSVVRRNSYQEALDLVHSHDFANGTAIFTRDGDTARAFSQDVEVGMIGINVPIPVPMAFHSFGGWKASIFGDHHMHGMEGVRFYTRIKTTTTRWPDGQRSDAEFVMPTLG
- a CDS encoding NIPSNAP family protein gives rise to the protein MFIDERIYTLKNGNVKPFLALYEAEGKDVQIRILGNMIGYFYTDIGPLNQVVHMWGYDSMDDRYRRRAELQDSPEWQAYAKQMRPLVRHIENKILIPADFSPIGGTHT
- a CDS encoding YeiH family protein, whose product is MTTYDTAQSWLSSQIAGISKSLEGVPKGFFVSAVIAVCAQFLSDHYGAPAMLMALLLGIAFHFLAEEGPCKVGIEFTAKTVLRIGVALLGVRISVELLIGLGPAFITLIVAGVILTILFGLLGAKLLGRGWRLALLTGGSVAICGTSAAMAIAAVLPRNEHSERNLLFTVLSVTVLSTLAMIVYPIISTALDFDDMAAGIFIGGTIHDVAQVVGAGFSVSNEAGETATLVKLIRVSMLAPVVLVFAIVMRSRADASEVSGKRPPLVPTFVIGFLVLATLNSLHLVPVPVAVFFSEVSRWALLIAIAAVGMKTSLSTISTVGGQAIVLIVGETLFIAAFILIGIHYLR
- a CDS encoding thiamine pyrophosphate-binding protein, producing the protein MRGADLLVKSLAAAGVTRIFSLSGNQIMPIYDACFDANIEIIHTRHEAAAVFMAEAYAQLTGKVAVAMVTAGAGAANTLGPLFTCSESQTPVLLLTGDSPVSQDGRGAFQELDQVPMTSPVTKLSFRPTRARDFGVDVARAIRTAQSGRPGPVHMALPFDLVDADISDGVVPHSSAFARECMRISEGDLRQISQTLAAAKRPLVICGPAMNETRNAGRLEALSNALDAPVVAMESPRGLRDPALGDFMQALAQADVIVNLGKRVDFTLNFGSFNPLCSWIVVEPDADERSRAHLNLNKQLAACFAADPRDIIDDLVSAASATATRSEWRGQVAAFIEARGYSEDDSVDSGKITPAQLCAAVQRQISKASKSVMICDGGEFGQWAQAATQADRRVINGISGAIGGGLCYGLGAKKADPDATVFALMGDGTVGFHFAEFETAARNDAPYVVVIGNDERWNAEHQIQMRDYGPDRLIGCGLSDARYDKAVKGLGGHGEYVTDLADLDAALDRAVKSGKVACVNVIMEGVPAPSGSAH
- a CDS encoding selenium-binding family protein; the protein is MSEANGSCCAGPGYASPQEAIKAPREKVVYTICIYTGTGVEKPDYLATIDVDEASSTYGQVVHRTEMPIIGDELHHMGWNACSSCNEDGSMERKYLIIPGVRTTNFYIVDTATDPRKPTLFKTIDGDEIKAKTNLSAPHTVHCLGSDIIVSMLGDADGNGPGGFLHLTKDFEIVGRWEKDLGEMKYNYDFWYQPRHNMMISTEWASPNTFMPGFDLEDVARGKYGQHVHFWDFKNRTVENSIDLGEEGMIPLEARFHHNPDSTHGFVGAALASNIFHFHRDNGKIEINKVIDVPTVDVEGFPVPMPSLITDILVSMDDKFLYFSNWLHGDLRQYDISDPANPKLTGQVWIGGLLGKAPEVNGHSVDGAPQMIQLSLDGKRLYVTTSLFSTWDNQFYPSMKEKGGIMLIVDCDNENGGMTIREDFIVDFNDEPHGPARAHETRYPGGDCSSDIWV